A genomic window from Haliaeetus albicilla chromosome 10, bHalAlb1.1, whole genome shotgun sequence includes:
- the RPLP0 gene encoding large ribosomal subunit protein uL10 — MPREDRATWKSNYFMKIIQLLDDYPKCFIVGADNVGSKQMQQIRMSLRGKAVVLMGKNTMMRKAIRGHLENNPALEKLLPHIRGNVGFVFTKEDLTEIRDMLLANKVPAAARAGAIAPCDVTVPAQNTGLGPEKTSFFQALGITTKISRGTIEILSDVQLIKTGDKVGASEATLLNMLNISPFSFGLVIQQVFDNGSIYNPEVLDITEETLHKRFLEGVRNVASVCLQIGYPTIASVPHSIINGYKRVLAVAVETDYTFPLAEKVKAFLADPSAFVAAIPVVAEAAAPAAAAAAAPAKEAVKEESEESDEDMGFGLFD; from the exons ATGCCCAGGGAAGACAGGGCTACGTGGAAGTCCAACTACTTTATGAAAATCATC CAACTCCTGGATGATTAcccaaaatgttttattgtgGGAGCAGACAATGTGGGATCCAAGCAGATGCAGCAAATCCGTATGTCCTTGCGTGGGAAGGCTGTTGTGCTGATGGGGAAGAATACAATGATGCGCAAAGCTATTCGTGGTCATCTGGAGAATAACCCTGCCTTAGAAAA GCTGCTGCCTCACATCCGTGGGAATGTGGGCTTTGTCTTCACCAAGGAGGATCTGACTGAGATCCGGGACATGCTGCTGGCTAACAAG GTGCCAGCCGCTGCCCGTGCCGGCGCTATTGCTCCTTGTGATGTGACTGTGCCAGCCCAGAACACTGGTCTTGGACCTGAGAAGACCTCCTTTTTCCAGGCCTTGGGCATCACCACGAAGATCTCCAGAGGGACCATTGAAATTCTG AGCGATGTGCAGCTCATCAAGACCGGAGACAAAGTGGGTGCCAGCGAAGCCACCCTGCTGAACATGCTGAACATCTCCCCCTTCTCTTTCGGGTTGGTGATCCAGCAGGTCTTTGACAATGGCAGCATTTACAATCCCGAAGTGCTGGACATCACCGAGGAGACCTTACACAAGCGCTTCCTGGAG GGTGTTCGTAACGTTGCCAGCGTCTGTCTGCAAATTGGGTACCCGACCATTGCTTCTGTGCCCCACTCCATCATTAACGGGTACAAGCGGGTCCTGGCTGTGGCAGTGGAGACCGACTACACCTTCCCGCTGGCTGAAAAG GTGAAGGCCTTCCTGGCAGACCCCTCTGCTTTTGTGGCTGCCATCCCTGTGGTAGCTGAAGCGGCCGCacctgctgccgctgccgccgccgctccaGCGAAGGAGGCGGTGAAGGAGGAATCGGAGGAGTCTGATGAGGACATGGGATTCGGGCTCTTTGACTAA